A region of Candidatus Diapherotrites archaeon DNA encodes the following proteins:
- a CDS encoding type 2 isopentenyl-diphosphate Delta-isomerase, with amino-acid sequence MAGFGGMMAIEDRKTEHLRICRDRNVQFREKTTGLENVAFKGIELEYKALPEISRADIDLSTSFFGKKFSAPLMVSGMTGGVEAARQINRDIAMAVQELCLGMGVGSQRAMLEKPELARTYQLRDVAPGIFLAGNIGIANLHLYSVERIAEGLDRIGADALAIHVNALQEAVQPEGDTDFRGRLKEIKRVAKGLKKPVYVKEVGHGISASVAKSLGKTGIKAIDVQGAGGTSWVGVEALREGANRELGEAFWDEGIPTVDSILNVKKFFKGKIIASGGIRSGLDIAKAIALGADLCSIALPVFKVQQAAGSAGVKKYLGQRILELKTAMFVCGAKNVKELKKQKIVFKNDCKTKR; translated from the coding sequence GTGGCCGGGTTTGGTGGAATGATGGCAATCGAGGACCGCAAGACAGAGCATCTGCGCATTTGCCGCGATAGGAACGTGCAGTTCAGGGAAAAGACAACGGGCCTGGAAAACGTTGCGTTCAAGGGCATCGAACTTGAATACAAGGCATTGCCTGAAATCAGCAGGGCAGACATTGACCTGTCAACATCTTTTTTTGGAAAAAAGTTTTCCGCGCCGCTCATGGTTTCGGGCATGACCGGCGGGGTGGAAGCGGCAAGGCAAATCAACCGCGACATTGCAATGGCTGTTCAGGAACTCTGCCTGGGAATGGGTGTGGGCAGCCAGAGAGCCATGCTTGAAAAGCCGGAGCTTGCACGCACCTACCAGTTGAGGGATGTTGCGCCCGGAATTTTTTTGGCCGGAAACATCGGCATTGCAAACCTCCATCTTTATTCGGTTGAACGGATTGCCGAAGGCCTTGACCGAATAGGTGCCGACGCGCTTGCAATTCACGTTAATGCCTTGCAGGAGGCGGTCCAGCCCGAAGGCGACACGGATTTTCGGGGCAGGCTGAAGGAAATAAAGCGCGTGGCAAAGGGCCTGAAAAAACCGGTTTATGTCAAGGAAGTAGGCCATGGAATAAGCGCAAGTGTGGCGAAATCTCTGGGCAAGACGGGCATCAAGGCGATTGATGTTCAAGGCGCAGGCGGAACAAGCTGGGTCGGCGTTGAAGCCCTGCGCGAAGGGGCGAACCGCGAGCTGGGCGAAGCGTTCTGGGACGAAGGCATACCAACGGTTGACAGCATTCTTAACGTTAAAAAGTTTTTCAAAGGCAAAATCATTGCTTCGGGCGGCATTCGCTCGGGTTTGGACATTGCAAAGGCAATCGCTTTGGGCGCGGACCTTTGCAGTATTGCATTGCCCGTCTTCAAGGTCCAGCAGGCCGCGGGAAGCGCGGGCGTGAAAAAGTATCTGGGACAGCGCATCCTCGAACTCAAAACCGCGATGTTTGTGTGCGGTGCGAAAAACGTGAAGGAACTGAAAAAGCAGAAAATCGTTTTCAAAAACGACTGCAAAACAAAACGCTGA
- a CDS encoding metal-sulfur cluster assembly factor, with translation MVSEEKIREALRQVIDPELHFNIVELGLVYEIKVSGGDVKIVMSLTSPACPAGPQMIAQAETVARQVEGVKNAEIEITFEPPWNPKMASGKALEALEDFL, from the coding sequence ATGGTTTCCGAGGAAAAAATCCGCGAGGCGCTCAGGCAGGTCATCGACCCGGAACTGCATTTCAACATCGTCGAGCTTGGCCTGGTTTATGAAATCAAAGTCAGCGGCGGCGACGTGAAAATTGTCATGTCCTTGACAAGCCCCGCCTGCCCGGCCGGGCCGCAGATGATTGCGCAGGCGGAAACCGTTGCGAGGCAGGTCGAAGGCGTCAAAAACGCTGAAATCGAAATAACTTTTGAACCGCCGTGGAACCCGAAAATGGCGTCGGGAAAGGCGCTGGAAGCATTGGAAGACTTCCTTTAA
- a CDS encoding helix-turn-helix transcriptional regulator — protein sequence MVEPKFSLLILAQLLVSGGSGNFNKLLSSVEGLTPKTLSTRLKELEEKGLVSKQILVGRPIRIEYRLTKKGLALEKALAELADWTAGSA from the coding sequence TTGGTCGAACCGAAGTTTTCCCTTCTCATTCTGGCGCAGCTGCTGGTTTCCGGCGGCTCGGGCAATTTCAACAAACTGCTTTCAAGCGTCGAGGGCCTGACGCCTAAAACGCTTTCAACGCGCCTCAAGGAATTGGAGGAGAAGGGCCTTGTTTCAAAGCAGATTCTTGTCGGCAGGCCCATCCGCATAGAGTACAGGCTCACGAAAAAAGGCCTTGCATTGGAAAAAGCCTTGGCGGAGCTTGCGGATTGGACGGCTGGGTCGGCTTGA
- a CDS encoding glycosyltransferase family 4 protein, which translates to MARICRIVDFFPSEKEILGDLGPNYHYYSKGTTDAGFEEHVICTRGKGQPEFEEVGKVKVHRVAPSYVKHARRSLLWGAFAKNSLAKALELKPDLLVGHNALHFWPALHKKQLEKRDIRLLTHLHGWVDFIFFAEHFPWLESPSIAFRDRAMDFSFFCQFLPVVLNADFIVACDNSTKLDVQKYAGGKPVEVVYNGVDLDVFKPMKSNVKEGLGAERLLLNVSRPVPWKGLQYLINAMPLINREFDDAKLLLLGFRRDDYKPYTAWLERLAERRGLSNVVFGGKVPYFDLPKYYSAADCFVAPSYPDPSPKTVYEAQACNTPVAGVNGAGIPEIFGPESGLLFEKRNPEDLAAKVIEILEKPRSFRNGRETVEKKATWKNCVKSLVGAYEKALAMP; encoded by the coding sequence TTGGCTCGCATTTGCAGGATTGTCGACTTTTTTCCTTCGGAAAAGGAAATTCTGGGCGATTTGGGCCCCAATTACCATTATTATTCGAAGGGCACGACCGATGCCGGCTTCGAGGAGCATGTCATTTGCACCCGCGGAAAAGGCCAGCCTGAATTCGAAGAAGTGGGCAAGGTGAAAGTGCATCGCGTTGCACCGTCTTATGTGAAGCATGCCCGCCGAAGCCTTCTTTGGGGCGCTTTTGCGAAAAATTCCCTGGCCAAGGCACTGGAATTGAAGCCCGATTTGCTGGTGGGCCACAACGCACTGCATTTTTGGCCGGCCCTGCACAAGAAACAGCTTGAAAAGCGGGACATCCGGCTTTTGACGCATCTGCACGGCTGGGTTGACTTCATTTTTTTTGCCGAGCATTTTCCCTGGCTTGAAAGCCCTTCCATTGCGTTCCGGGACCGCGCAATGGATTTTTCGTTTTTTTGCCAGTTTTTGCCGGTTGTCCTGAACGCTGACTTCATTGTGGCATGCGACAATTCCACGAAACTGGACGTGCAAAAGTACGCCGGCGGCAAGCCGGTCGAGGTTGTCTACAACGGCGTTGACCTGGATGTGTTCAAGCCAATGAAAAGCAATGTCAAGGAAGGGCTTGGCGCGGAGCGGCTTTTGCTGAATGTTTCAAGGCCCGTGCCCTGGAAAGGCCTGCAATACCTGATTAATGCTATGCCGTTAATCAACCGCGAGTTTGATGATGCCAAGCTTTTGCTTCTGGGCTTCAGGCGCGATGACTACAAGCCTTACACTGCGTGGCTTGAGCGCCTGGCTGAAAGGCGCGGCCTTTCAAACGTGGTTTTCGGCGGAAAAGTGCCTTACTTTGACCTTCCGAAATACTATTCGGCTGCCGACTGCTTTGTCGCGCCCTCGTATCCTGATCCGAGCCCTAAAACCGTTTACGAGGCGCAGGCATGCAACACTCCCGTTGCGGGCGTAAATGGCGCGGGCATTCCCGAAATTTTCGGCCCGGAATCCGGCCTGCTGTTTGAAAAGCGCAATCCGGAAGACCTGGCGGCCAAGGTCATTGAAATCCTTGAAAAGCCCAGGTCTTTCCGCAACGGAAGGGAAACAGTCGAAAAAAAGGCGACCTGGAAAAACTGCGTGAAAAGCCTTGTAGGCGCGTACGAAAAGGCATTGGCGATGCCTTGA
- a CDS encoding acyltransferase: protein MDIGSNCSLNPYCVILGRGNVKIGNNTRIGPGVTITSSNHGRKKNALIRQQAFEEKAVEIGEDCWLGAGATILPGVSVGKGAIVGAGAVVTKNVPVYTIVAGNPAKEIKKRA from the coding sequence ATTGACATCGGCAGCAATTGCTCCTTAAACCCTTACTGCGTAATCCTTGGCAGGGGCAATGTTAAAATCGGGAATAACACCCGGATCGGCCCGGGAGTGACAATAACTTCATCCAATCACGGGCGCAAAAAAAACGCGCTCATCAGGCAGCAGGCATTTGAGGAGAAAGCAGTCGAAATCGGCGAGGACTGCTGGCTTGGCGCCGGCGCGACAATCCTGCCCGGCGTTTCAGTAGGAAAAGGCGCAATTGTCGGAGCCGGCGCGGTTGTCACGAAAAACGTTCCGGTTTACACCATTGTTGCGGGCAACCCCGCCAAAGAGATAAAAAAAAGGGCGTAA